One stretch of Saccharomonospora xinjiangensis XJ-54 DNA includes these proteins:
- a CDS encoding inositol-3-phosphate synthase, whose product MAPTGLWLIGARGSVATTAITGLFALRSGIAAPAGCVSALREFADAGLPEWDELHVGGHDIVDTSLDKRAELLAESGVIPHRVVEAVRPALSDVESQIRYGYHPATHAGTQAEAAQKLAADITAFARQYDLARVVVVNVSSTEPVFPALPEHDDLAALEAAMAVPGRTVLPPSSVAAYAALRAGCPFVDFTPSRGVRLPALEELARQRRLPYAGSDGKTGETLVRSTLAPMFTTRGLAVRSWAGTNLLGGGDGMTLADAEHAGSKLASKGRGLATLLGGEVTAPLHIDNVPDLGEQKIAWDHVSFEGFLGTRMSMQFTWTGYDSSLAAPLVLDLARFTAAAHAAGQEGPLASLAFFFKDPVGTAEHRLAEQFSELVRWAAAL is encoded by the coding sequence ATGGCGCCCACAGGGTTGTGGTTGATCGGTGCCCGGGGTTCGGTCGCGACCACGGCGATCACGGGTCTGTTCGCGTTGCGGTCCGGTATCGCCGCTCCAGCCGGATGTGTCAGCGCGCTGCGGGAGTTCGCCGACGCCGGGCTGCCGGAGTGGGACGAGCTGCACGTCGGTGGCCACGACATCGTTGACACAAGCCTCGACAAGCGGGCCGAACTGCTCGCCGAGTCGGGCGTGATCCCGCACCGGGTCGTCGAGGCCGTGCGGCCCGCTCTGTCCGATGTGGAATCCCAGATCCGGTACGGCTACCACCCGGCGACGCACGCGGGAACGCAAGCCGAAGCGGCACAGAAGCTCGCGGCCGACATCACCGCGTTCGCGCGACAGTACGACCTCGCCAGGGTCGTGGTGGTCAACGTGTCCTCGACGGAGCCAGTGTTTCCCGCGCTGCCCGAACACGACGACCTCGCCGCGCTGGAGGCGGCCATGGCCGTGCCAGGCAGGACGGTGCTGCCGCCGAGTTCGGTCGCGGCCTACGCGGCGCTGCGGGCGGGCTGCCCCTTCGTCGATTTCACGCCGTCGAGAGGGGTCCGGCTGCCCGCGCTGGAAGAGCTGGCACGGCAGCGGCGCCTGCCGTACGCGGGATCGGACGGCAAGACCGGCGAAACCCTGGTGCGCAGCACGCTCGCGCCCATGTTCACCACGCGTGGCCTCGCCGTGCGCTCGTGGGCGGGTACCAACCTGCTCGGCGGAGGTGACGGGATGACGCTGGCCGACGCCGAGCACGCAGGCAGCAAGCTCGCGTCCAAGGGCCGAGGATTGGCGACGTTGCTCGGCGGCGAGGTCACGGCACCCCTGCACATCGACAACGTTCCCGACCTCGGCGAGCAGAAGATCGCGTGGGACCACGTGTCGTTCGAGGGTTTCCTCGGAACGCGCATGAGCATGCAGTTCACCTGGACCGGCTACGATTCGTCGCTCGCCGCGCCGCTGGTGCTCGACCTGGCCCGCTTCACGGCCGCCGCTCACGCCGCAGGACAGGAAGGCCCGCTGGCGTCGCTGGCGTTCTTCTTCAAGGACCCGGTCGGCACGGCCGAACACCGCCTCGCCGAGCAGTTCTCCGAACTCGTGCGCTGGGCGGCCGCCCTGTGA
- a CDS encoding ThuA domain-containing protein, with the protein MRRGSSTRVSGASRRGWKAGVAALALSTGLGGFTAAADQRQVQHEEASVLVFSKTAGFRHDSIPAGIAAIEELGAEHHFSVDATEDASVFTDDNLAGYDAVVWLSTTGDVLNSEQQAAFERYVEAGGGYVGVHAASDTEYDWPWYGDLVGAWFDSHPRIQEAVVNVEDRQHPSTADLPYQWTRTDEWYNYRENPRQDVHVLASLDEESYDPGSGAMGDDHPIAWCHENSGGRAWYTGGGHTAESYGEPEFLSHLAGGIRYAAGLADADCSTSEDPGAEPPADGDFDQITLAKGEAVTGEPIALAVLPDRRVLHTSRDGRVFLTTPDGNTSVAANLDVYNHDEDGLQGIAVDPDFETNRWVYLYYAPPLDTPSGDAPENGTPEDFAPYAGHNQLSRFKLTDSGTLDLASEQRILQVPADRGICCHAGGEIDFDADGNLLLSTGDDTNPFASDGYTPIDERSDRNPAFDAQRSAGNTDDLRGKILRITVSEDGGYTIPEGNLFEPGTEKTRPEIYAMGFRNPFRFAVDRETGWLYVGDYGPDAGSANPDRGPAGTVEFNLVKGPGNYGWPYCVGDNQPYRDYDFASGTSGEAFDCSAPVNDSPHNTGLTELPPAQPAWIPYDGGSVPEFGTGGESPMGGPVYHFDPGLDSATKFPEFYDGKNFAYEWDRGWIKTIEVGENGERGAIEPFFDSMQLRRPMNIEFGPEGSLYVLDYGSGYFGGAPDSAVYRIDYTLGNRTPQVSLSADVTSGPAPLRVTFDPSGTTDADGDELAYAWDFDGDGQTDATDAGPVTHTYTEKGQYSAKLSVTDSTGLTGSAGVVVTVGNTAPVVTLETPADGGFFGFGDTVPFTVSVTDAEDGEIDCSKVTVEYILGHDNHGHPLSRATGCEGVIETPADEGHGLDANIFGVLNARYTDTGSGDVPALEGSDEVVLQPKTKQAEYFTELSGVQVVNAGGASGGKRVGYIDDGDWIKLEPADLGGVDGITYRVSSGGAGGTIEARIGAADGPVVHTVEVPNTGGYDNYTEIGPIAVTDPGERGPLFLVFRGQAGGGLFDVDALHVAGDGVAQPGTPPADCEPAQPEEGYRMLFDGTASSLAGWHQAGPGSFELGENCTISSVGGMGLLWFGEEFGSYSLKLDWKMAGDDNSGVFVGFPDPGDDPWIAVNQGYEIQIDATDAPEKTTGAIYGFQSADLAARDAALNPPGEWNSYEIVVRDQTITVYLNGTLINEFVSTDPGRDLTTGFVGLQNHGDGDDVSFRDVQIKELDTTAPVTEASFAEPGAGGWHAGAVGVTLTATDSGSGVERIEYSLDGGDWTPYTEPVVISGDGEHTMLYRAVDRAGNVETDKAVTVAIDGTAPVVLVSGVADGVVYGDAEDLAVSWQARDATSGISSASARLDGAELEPSTTVPLHTLDLGEHTITVEATDRAGNTAEHTLTFVSTTSIDDARALVYRFAGDDRLSRAGKVRLLADLAQADLALDRDRHRQALRALESFVQTAERVPDSAVREVLVRDGRALIGDLDGSAPLPGVS; encoded by the coding sequence GTGCGACGAGGCAGTAGTACCAGGGTGAGCGGGGCGTCACGACGCGGCTGGAAGGCCGGGGTCGCGGCGCTGGCGTTGAGCACGGGGCTCGGTGGCTTCACCGCGGCCGCCGACCAGCGACAAGTCCAGCACGAGGAAGCCAGCGTTCTCGTCTTCTCCAAGACCGCGGGTTTCCGGCACGACTCGATTCCGGCGGGGATCGCGGCCATCGAGGAGTTGGGGGCCGAGCACCACTTCTCCGTGGACGCCACGGAGGACGCCTCGGTCTTCACCGACGACAACCTCGCCGGTTACGACGCCGTCGTGTGGCTTTCCACCACCGGCGACGTCCTGAACTCCGAACAACAGGCCGCCTTCGAGCGTTACGTGGAGGCGGGCGGCGGCTATGTGGGTGTGCATGCCGCGTCGGACACCGAGTACGACTGGCCCTGGTACGGCGATCTGGTGGGCGCCTGGTTCGACTCCCACCCGCGCATCCAGGAAGCGGTCGTCAACGTCGAGGACCGCCAGCATCCGTCCACAGCGGACCTTCCGTACCAGTGGACGCGTACCGACGAGTGGTACAACTACCGCGAGAATCCGAGGCAGGACGTGCACGTGCTGGCCTCGCTCGACGAGGAAAGCTATGACCCCGGCTCCGGGGCGATGGGTGACGACCACCCGATCGCCTGGTGCCACGAGAACAGCGGCGGCCGAGCCTGGTACACCGGAGGCGGCCACACCGCCGAGTCCTACGGCGAACCCGAATTCCTGTCCCACCTCGCGGGCGGCATCCGGTACGCGGCGGGGCTCGCCGACGCCGACTGCTCCACCTCCGAGGACCCCGGCGCCGAACCTCCGGCCGACGGCGACTTCGACCAGATCACCCTGGCCAAGGGCGAGGCCGTCACGGGTGAGCCCATCGCGCTGGCTGTGCTGCCGGACCGCAGGGTGCTCCACACCTCTCGCGACGGCCGCGTCTTCCTGACCACGCCCGACGGCAACACGAGCGTCGCGGCGAACCTCGACGTCTACAACCACGACGAGGACGGGCTCCAGGGCATCGCCGTCGATCCGGACTTCGAGACCAACCGCTGGGTCTACCTCTACTACGCGCCCCCGCTGGACACGCCGTCCGGGGACGCCCCGGAGAACGGGACGCCAGAGGACTTCGCGCCGTACGCGGGGCACAACCAGCTGTCGCGCTTCAAGCTCACCGACTCCGGCACACTCGATCTGGCCAGTGAACAGCGGATTCTCCAGGTGCCTGCCGACAGGGGCATTTGCTGCCACGCCGGTGGGGAGATCGACTTCGACGCCGATGGCAACCTCTTGCTGTCCACAGGGGACGACACGAACCCGTTCGCCTCGGATGGGTACACACCGATCGACGAGCGCTCCGACCGCAATCCCGCGTTCGACGCTCAGCGCAGTGCGGGCAACACCGACGATCTGCGCGGCAAGATCCTGCGGATCACGGTGAGCGAGGACGGCGGCTACACGATCCCCGAGGGCAACCTGTTCGAGCCCGGAACGGAGAAGACCCGCCCTGAGATCTACGCGATGGGTTTCCGCAATCCGTTCCGGTTCGCCGTGGACCGCGAGACCGGCTGGCTGTACGTCGGTGACTACGGGCCGGACGCGGGATCGGCGAACCCCGACCGGGGTCCGGCAGGCACTGTGGAGTTCAACCTCGTGAAGGGGCCGGGCAACTACGGCTGGCCCTACTGCGTGGGAGACAACCAGCCGTACCGCGACTACGACTTCGCGAGCGGAACCTCCGGTGAGGCGTTCGACTGCTCCGCGCCGGTCAACGACAGCCCGCACAACACGGGCCTCACCGAACTGCCGCCCGCGCAGCCCGCGTGGATTCCGTACGACGGCGGGTCGGTTCCGGAGTTCGGCACGGGCGGCGAGTCGCCCATGGGCGGTCCGGTCTATCACTTCGACCCCGGCCTGGACTCGGCCACGAAGTTCCCTGAGTTCTACGACGGCAAGAACTTCGCCTACGAATGGGACCGAGGGTGGATCAAGACGATCGAGGTCGGCGAGAACGGTGAACGTGGCGCCATCGAGCCGTTCTTCGACTCGATGCAGCTGCGAAGGCCGATGAACATCGAGTTCGGTCCCGAAGGTTCGCTGTACGTGCTGGACTACGGCAGCGGCTACTTCGGTGGCGCACCGGACTCGGCGGTCTACCGCATCGATTACACGTTGGGCAACCGCACGCCGCAGGTGTCGCTGTCGGCCGACGTGACGTCGGGTCCGGCGCCGCTTCGGGTCACGTTCGACCCCTCCGGCACGACGGATGCCGACGGCGACGAGCTGGCCTACGCCTGGGACTTTGACGGCGACGGCCAGACCGACGCGACCGATGCGGGTCCCGTGACCCACACCTACACCGAGAAGGGCCAGTACAGCGCCAAGCTGTCGGTGACCGACAGCACCGGACTGACCGGGAGCGCCGGTGTTGTGGTGACCGTGGGCAACACCGCTCCGGTCGTCACACTCGAAACACCGGCCGACGGCGGGTTCTTCGGCTTCGGCGACACCGTGCCGTTCACGGTGAGCGTCACGGACGCCGAGGACGGCGAGATCGACTGCTCGAAGGTCACGGTCGAGTACATCCTCGGCCACGACAACCACGGCCACCCGCTGTCGAGGGCGACCGGGTGCGAGGGCGTCATCGAGACTCCGGCCGACGAGGGCCACGGACTCGACGCGAACATCTTCGGCGTCCTCAACGCGCGCTACACCGACACGGGTTCCGGTGATGTGCCCGCGCTGGAGGGCTCCGACGAGGTCGTGCTCCAGCCGAAGACCAAGCAGGCCGAGTACTTCACCGAGTTGAGCGGCGTGCAGGTCGTGAACGCGGGCGGCGCCAGTGGCGGCAAGCGGGTCGGCTACATCGACGACGGCGACTGGATCAAGCTCGAACCCGCCGACCTCGGCGGCGTGGACGGCATCACCTACCGGGTCTCCTCCGGCGGTGCGGGCGGCACGATCGAGGCGAGGATCGGCGCGGCCGACGGCCCCGTGGTGCACACGGTGGAGGTGCCCAACACCGGCGGGTACGACAACTACACGGAGATCGGTCCGATCGCTGTCACCGATCCGGGTGAGAGGGGGCCGCTGTTCCTGGTCTTCCGCGGCCAGGCCGGTGGAGGATTGTTCGACGTGGACGCTCTCCACGTCGCCGGAGACGGCGTCGCCCAACCCGGTACCCCGCCTGCCGACTGCGAGCCCGCACAGCCAGAGGAGGGCTACCGGATGCTGTTCGACGGCACCGCCTCCTCGCTCGCAGGCTGGCATCAGGCCGGTCCCGGCTCGTTCGAACTCGGTGAGAACTGCACCATCTCCTCGGTCGGCGGCATGGGGCTGCTGTGGTTCGGCGAGGAGTTCGGCTCCTACAGCCTCAAGCTCGACTGGAAGATGGCCGGTGACGACAACTCCGGTGTGTTCGTCGGGTTCCCCGACCCTGGCGACGACCCGTGGATCGCGGTGAACCAGGGCTACGAGATCCAGATCGACGCCACGGACGCCCCGGAGAAGACCACCGGCGCGATCTACGGGTTCCAGTCGGCCGATCTGGCGGCACGGGACGCCGCGCTCAACCCTCCCGGCGAATGGAACTCCTACGAGATCGTGGTCCGCGATCAGACGATCACGGTGTATCTCAACGGAACGCTGATCAACGAGTTCGTCAGCACCGATCCTGGACGCGATCTGACTACGGGTTTCGTGGGGCTTCAGAACCACGGCGACGGTGACGACGTGTCGTTCCGTGACGTTCAGATCAAGGAACTGGACACCACGGCCCCCGTCACGGAGGCGTCGTTCGCCGAACCCGGTGCCGGAGGATGGCACGCGGGAGCGGTCGGGGTGACGCTGACGGCAACGGATTCCGGCTCCGGCGTCGAGCGCATCGAGTACAGCCTCGACGGCGGTGACTGGACGCCCTACACCGAGCCGGTCGTGATCAGCGGCGACGGTGAGCACACGATGCTCTACCGCGCCGTGGACAGGGCAGGCAACGTCGAGACCGACAAGGCCGTCACCGTCGCGATCGACGGGACCGCCCCGGTCGTTCTTGTCAGCGGGGTCGCCGACGGCGTCGTCTACGGCGATGCGGAGGACCTCGCCGTGTCCTGGCAGGCACGCGATGCCACGTCCGGTATCTCGTCGGCCTCGGCTCGGCTCGACGGTGCGGAACTGGAGCCGAGCACCACGGTGCCGCTGCACACGCTGGACCTCGGCGAGCACACGATCACCGTGGAGGCCACGGACAGGGCGGGCAACACCGCCGAGCACACGCTGACCTTCGTTTCGACGACGTCGATCGACGACGCGCGGGCGCTGGTGTACCGGTTCGCGGGCGACGACCGGCTGTCGCGGGCGGGGAAGGTCAGGCTGCTGGCGGATCTGGCGCAGGCCGACCTCGCACTCGACCGCGACCGTCACCGGCAGGCACTGCGTGCTCTGGAGTCGTTCGTCCAGACGGCCGAGCGCGTCCCGGACAGCGCCGTGAGGGAGGTGCTGGTGCGGGACGGGCGAGCCCTGATCGGCGATCTCGATGGCAGCGCGCCGTTGCCCGGCGTGTCGTGA
- a CDS encoding Gfo/Idh/MocA family protein, whose protein sequence is MVGHAFMGAVHSHAWRSVARFFDVPRTPRMVVLGGRDPERTAQAAERMGWAESATDWRALVERDDVDLVDICTPGDTHAEIAIAALEAGKHVLCEKPLANTVDEAERMVEAAERARQRGVFSMVAFNYRRVPALALARRLVAEGRMGELRHVRAAYLQDWLSDAESPMTWRLRKEQAGSGALGDIGAHIIDATQYVSGQTITGVSGLTETFVRQRPSQGAGGTENVTVDDCAVFTARFSSGAVGTFEATRYALGRKNALRIEINGSRGSLAFDLESMNELWFHDGQEPPETGGFRRIVVTEPTHPYAGAWWPPGHVLGYEHTFTHEIADLLVAIEAGTPPEPGFADGLRVQRVLEAVERSAENGSTYITV, encoded by the coding sequence ATGGTGGGCCACGCCTTCATGGGCGCCGTGCATTCGCATGCGTGGCGCAGTGTCGCCCGGTTCTTCGACGTGCCGCGCACCCCGAGGATGGTGGTGCTCGGCGGCCGAGACCCCGAACGCACGGCACAGGCGGCCGAGCGCATGGGCTGGGCAGAGTCGGCCACCGACTGGCGGGCGCTCGTGGAACGCGACGACGTGGACCTCGTGGACATCTGCACGCCCGGCGACACGCATGCCGAGATCGCCATCGCGGCGCTTGAGGCAGGCAAGCACGTGCTGTGCGAGAAGCCGCTGGCGAACACGGTGGACGAGGCCGAGCGCATGGTCGAGGCCGCCGAGCGGGCTCGTCAGCGCGGCGTGTTCTCGATGGTGGCGTTCAACTACCGGAGGGTGCCCGCGCTCGCGCTGGCGCGGAGGCTGGTGGCCGAAGGCAGGATGGGGGAACTGCGCCACGTGCGGGCGGCGTACCTTCAGGACTGGCTTTCCGACGCCGAGTCGCCGATGACGTGGCGGTTGCGGAAGGAACAGGCCGGTTCCGGCGCGCTCGGCGACATCGGCGCGCACATCATCGACGCCACGCAGTACGTGTCGGGTCAGACGATCACGGGCGTGTCCGGGCTGACCGAGACGTTCGTACGGCAGCGGCCTTCTCAGGGCGCCGGTGGCACCGAAAACGTCACGGTGGATGACTGCGCGGTGTTCACCGCGCGGTTCTCGTCCGGCGCGGTGGGCACCTTCGAGGCCACCCGGTACGCGCTGGGCCGTAAGAACGCGTTGCGGATCGAGATCAACGGATCGAGGGGCAGCCTCGCGTTCGACCTGGAATCGATGAACGAGCTGTGGTTCCACGACGGGCAGGAGCCGCCGGAGACCGGAGGTTTCCGCCGGATCGTCGTCACCGAACCCACTCATCCCTACGCCGGTGCCTGGTGGCCGCCGGGGCATGTGCTCGGCTACGAGCACACCTTCACGCACGAGATCGCGGATCTGCTCGTCGCGATCGAGGCGGGCACACCACCTGAGCCCGGTTTCGCCGACGGCCTGCGCGTGCAGCGGGTGCTGGAGGCGGTCGAGCGGAGCGCGGAGAACGGATCGACGTACATCACGGTGTAG
- a CDS encoding ArnT family glycosyltransferase, whose amino-acid sequence MAVPHFARLPVCLVAGAAMVVLLAFGNRYGYHGDELYFIAAGRHLDWGYADQPPLLPLLALLMDSLFPDSVLAFRLPAVLFTGAGIVVAGLTARELGGGTRAQVMAAGAYACSPFLLAGAGHILATHMVDAFLWTVVVWLVVRWVRVRDDRVLFAAALVTAIDLQVKFLIPVFWAVVVVSALLLGPRDLVRRPLLWAGGAVAAAACVPTLVWQAANGWPQLEMNRIVAGEVSYAGGRVTFLPMALEQAGYGVGAVLVVLGVWWLLRSPRLRAYRFLGLTVLGVTAVFWASSGRPYYVGGMFALCFAASAVELDRVLTSRWRPAVALAYAVSALVAVSWLPVKPISAYAGQPYDPMNMELEEFGWPQVAESVASAYAALPQEQRAATTIVTETYWQAAAIEKFEPGLPEAHSGGRGYWYFGSPPEDAPLTLFVGGSRDRLEEYFGRVRLIGTVDNGHEVNNDNQGAPIWLCEERGATWAELWPSFRHMTFKW is encoded by the coding sequence ATGGCCGTCCCGCACTTCGCCCGGCTCCCGGTGTGTCTCGTGGCCGGCGCCGCGATGGTGGTGCTGCTGGCATTCGGCAACCGGTACGGCTATCACGGTGACGAGTTGTACTTCATCGCCGCCGGGCGGCATCTCGACTGGGGTTATGCCGATCAGCCTCCGCTGCTGCCGCTTCTGGCGCTGCTGATGGACAGTCTGTTCCCCGACTCCGTGCTGGCGTTCCGCCTGCCCGCGGTGCTGTTCACCGGCGCGGGCATCGTCGTGGCCGGGCTGACGGCCCGCGAACTCGGGGGTGGGACACGGGCTCAGGTCATGGCTGCGGGTGCTTATGCGTGCTCGCCGTTCCTGCTCGCCGGTGCCGGGCACATTCTCGCCACCCACATGGTGGACGCTTTCCTGTGGACGGTCGTCGTCTGGCTCGTGGTCCGCTGGGTGCGGGTGCGCGACGATCGCGTGCTGTTCGCGGCGGCACTCGTGACCGCGATCGATCTTCAGGTGAAGTTCCTGATTCCCGTGTTCTGGGCCGTCGTCGTGGTGTCCGCGTTGCTGCTCGGGCCGAGGGACCTCGTGAGGCGGCCGTTACTGTGGGCAGGCGGTGCGGTGGCGGCGGCCGCGTGCGTGCCGACCCTGGTGTGGCAGGCGGCCAACGGCTGGCCGCAGCTGGAGATGAACCGCATCGTCGCCGGTGAGGTGTCGTACGCGGGTGGGCGCGTCACATTCCTGCCGATGGCACTGGAACAGGCCGGGTACGGCGTGGGAGCGGTGCTCGTGGTGCTCGGCGTGTGGTGGTTGCTGCGGTCGCCGAGGCTGCGCGCGTACCGGTTCCTCGGGCTGACCGTGCTCGGTGTGACGGCGGTGTTCTGGGCGTCCTCGGGGCGGCCGTACTACGTCGGCGGCATGTTCGCCCTGTGCTTCGCGGCGTCGGCCGTTGAACTCGACAGGGTGCTCACGTCGCGGTGGCGGCCCGCTGTGGCACTGGCCTACGCGGTGTCGGCGCTGGTGGCCGTGAGCTGGCTGCCGGTGAAGCCGATCTCGGCGTACGCGGGGCAGCCGTACGATCCGATGAACATGGAGCTGGAGGAGTTCGGCTGGCCGCAGGTCGCTGAGAGCGTGGCGTCGGCATACGCCGCGCTGCCGCAGGAGCAGCGGGCGGCGACCACGATCGTCACGGAGACCTACTGGCAGGCGGCGGCGATCGAGAAGTTCGAGCCCGGTCTTCCCGAGGCTCACAGCGGCGGGCGCGGCTACTGGTATTTCGGCTCGCCGCCGGAGGACGCTCCGCTCACCCTGTTCGTCGGTGGGAGCCGCGACCGCCTTGAAGAGTACTTCGGCAGGGTGCGGCTGATCGGCACCGTGGACAACGGGCACGAGGTCAACAACGACAACCAGGGTGCTCCCATCTGGTTGTGCGAGGAGCGCGGGGCGACGTGGGCCGAGTTGTGGCCCTCCTTCCGGCACATGACCTTCAAGTGGTGA
- the lpdA gene encoding dihydrolipoyl dehydrogenase: protein MSEHFDVVVLGAGPGGYTAAVRAAQLGFDTAVIEERYWGGVCLNVGCIPSKALLRNAELAHLFTHEARTFGIKVDGEVTFDYSAAHQRSRKVADGRVKGIHYLMKKNAITQFNGRGTFTGDKSIEVTTANGVETVTFDHCIIAAGASPKLLPGTSVTDRVVTYEEQILSSDLPESIVICGAGAIGVEFGYVLHNYGVKVTIVEFMDRMVPAEDEEVSAELARRYRRLGIEVLTSTRVESIDESGAKVRVTVSKDGQQQVLEADKVLQAMGFAPNVEGYGLENTGVALTERGAIDVDGRCRTSVPHIFAIGDVTAKLMLAHAAESMGIVAAETIADVETMELDYRMIPRATYCQPQVASFGLTEEQARAEGYDVKVAKFPFTANGKAHGLADPVGFVKLVSDAKYGELLGGHLIGPDVTELLPELTLAQQWDLTVHEVARNVHAHPTLGEAVKEAVHGLAGHMINM, encoded by the coding sequence ATGAGCGAACACTTCGACGTTGTGGTGCTGGGTGCGGGCCCCGGTGGTTACACCGCCGCCGTCCGCGCGGCCCAGCTCGGGTTCGACACCGCCGTCATCGAGGAACGCTACTGGGGCGGGGTGTGCCTCAACGTCGGGTGCATTCCGTCGAAGGCGCTGCTGCGCAACGCCGAGCTGGCCCACCTGTTCACCCACGAGGCGCGCACGTTCGGCATCAAGGTCGATGGCGAGGTGACGTTCGACTACTCCGCTGCCCACCAGCGCAGCCGGAAGGTGGCCGACGGCCGCGTCAAGGGCATCCACTACCTGATGAAGAAGAACGCGATCACGCAGTTCAACGGTCGCGGGACGTTCACGGGTGACAAGTCCATCGAGGTCACCACCGCCAACGGTGTGGAGACCGTGACGTTCGATCACTGCATCATCGCCGCAGGCGCCTCCCCGAAGTTGCTGCCAGGAACCTCCGTCACCGACAGGGTCGTCACCTACGAGGAGCAGATCCTGTCGTCCGACCTGCCCGAGAGCATCGTCATCTGCGGCGCGGGCGCCATCGGTGTCGAGTTCGGCTACGTGCTCCACAACTACGGCGTCAAGGTCACCATCGTGGAGTTCATGGACCGCATGGTGCCTGCCGAGGACGAGGAGGTGTCGGCCGAGCTGGCGAGGCGCTACCGCAGGCTGGGCATCGAGGTGCTCACGTCCACGCGCGTCGAGTCCATCGACGAGTCGGGCGCGAAGGTGCGGGTCACCGTCTCCAAGGACGGTCAGCAGCAGGTGCTCGAAGCCGACAAGGTGTTGCAGGCCATGGGCTTCGCGCCCAATGTGGAGGGTTACGGCCTCGAGAACACCGGCGTGGCGCTCACCGAGCGTGGCGCGATCGATGTGGACGGCCGCTGCCGGACGAGCGTGCCGCACATCTTCGCCATCGGTGACGTGACGGCCAAGCTGATGCTCGCCCACGCGGCGGAGTCGATGGGCATCGTGGCGGCGGAGACGATCGCCGACGTGGAGACCATGGAACTGGACTACCGCATGATCCCGAGGGCGACCTACTGCCAGCCGCAGGTGGCGAGTTTCGGTCTCACCGAGGAGCAGGCCCGCGCCGAGGGCTACGACGTAAAGGTGGCCAAGTTCCCGTTCACCGCCAACGGCAAGGCGCACGGCCTTGCCGACCCGGTCGGGTTCGTGAAGCTGGTCAGCGACGCCAAGTACGGCGAGCTGCTGGGCGGGCACCTCATCGGCCCCGATGTCACGGAGTTGCTGCCCGAACTGACGCTGGCGCAGCAGTGGGACCTGACGGTGCACGAGGTGGCGCGCAACGTGCACGCGCATCCGACCCTGGGTGAGGCCGTGAAGGAAGCCGTCCACGGTCTCGCGGGACACATGATCAACATGTGA
- a CDS encoding lysophospholipid acyltransferase family protein: MRRFPRRDRGFWFGLAIEVIAPLLALATRWRLEGHHNVPRRGGVLVAANHLSFADPIAVTLFTLAAGRVPRFFAKAELWETPVVRRVMASGRHIPVHRGKASALHAFRDGVASVRAGECVVVFPEGGFTDRADGWPTRGKTGLARMALTTGTPVVPVACWGTHELLPVTSKLPRVRPRPTLHVVAGPAVELSDLLSERPSASELREATERIMAAITSLLADVRGRTPPAEAVGA; encoded by the coding sequence ATCCGCCGGTTTCCCCGTCGCGACAGGGGTTTCTGGTTCGGTCTCGCCATCGAGGTCATCGCGCCGCTCTTGGCGCTCGCGACCCGGTGGCGGCTCGAAGGACACCACAACGTGCCCCGGCGGGGCGGAGTGCTCGTGGCGGCCAACCATCTCTCCTTCGCCGATCCGATCGCGGTGACGTTGTTCACACTGGCCGCGGGGCGGGTGCCGAGGTTCTTCGCCAAGGCCGAATTGTGGGAGACACCCGTTGTGCGGCGGGTGATGGCGTCCGGGCGGCACATCCCCGTGCACAGGGGTAAGGCCAGCGCCCTGCACGCATTCCGTGACGGCGTGGCCTCGGTCCGTGCGGGGGAGTGCGTCGTGGTGTTCCCCGAAGGCGGGTTCACCGACAGGGCGGACGGCTGGCCTACCAGGGGAAAAACGGGACTCGCGCGAATGGCCCTGACCACGGGGACACCGGTGGTTCCCGTGGCGTGCTGGGGCACCCACGAGCTGCTGCCGGTGACCAGCAAGCTACCGAGAGTGCGCCCGAGGCCGACTCTGCACGTGGTGGCCGGTCCCGCCGTCGAGCTGTCGGATCTGCTGAGTGAGCGGCCGAGCGCCAGCGAGCTGAGGGAGGCGACGGAACGCATCATGGCGGCGATCACAAGCCTGCTGGCGGACGTGCGCGGGCGGACCCCACCGGCCGAAGCGGTGGGGGCATAA
- a CDS encoding nitroreductase family deazaflavin-dependent oxidoreductase, whose protein sequence is MLFGDDHVRRYEETDGEVGYTWMKGTPTLILTTTGRRSGQPRKSALIFGEYDGHHVVVASKGGAPDHPDWYKNLVANPEVMVQVKADKFAARARTATGEERATLWAHMAEIWPDYNEYQPKTDREIPVVVLERLD, encoded by the coding sequence ATGTTGTTTGGTGACGACCATGTCCGCCGCTACGAGGAGACCGACGGCGAGGTCGGCTACACCTGGATGAAGGGCACGCCGACCCTCATCCTGACCACGACGGGCCGCCGCAGTGGTCAGCCGCGCAAGTCGGCGCTCATCTTCGGGGAGTACGACGGTCACCACGTCGTCGTCGCGTCGAAGGGTGGCGCGCCCGACCACCCAGACTGGTACAAGAACCTGGTGGCGAACCCGGAGGTCATGGTGCAGGTCAAGGCGGACAAGTTCGCCGCCCGCGCCCGCACGGCGACCGGCGAGGAGCGCGCCACGCTGTGGGCTCACATGGCCGAGATCTGGCCTGACTACAACGAGTATCAGCCCAAGACCGACAGGGAGATTCCCGTCGTCGTCCTGGAGCGTCTCGACTGA